One region of Termitidicoccus mucosus genomic DNA includes:
- a CDS encoding AroB-related putative sugar phosphate phospholyase (cyclizing), whose product MFTIKSRSHDYTVENFDTLAAALASIDRARAYYLVDQAIITLYGAAFVDGTTSGRTVVIEATEENKAFECLTPVFLSLLERGLKRDGVLVVIGGGVLQDIGCFIATVLFRGLRWELVPTTLLAQADSCIGSKSSINIGPYKNQIGTFYPPHRVLLTPQVLKTLPPDEIRSGLGEIIKLQLLRGQADFDELMADLSILTSVTQAQITAKWVHRSLSVKQPYIEADEYDRDIRNLLNYGHTFGHAYESATHYGIPHGIAVTLGMLTATYLSVRLGLVSEAHYFELKAKLSAWHQPYGAVLREADRSIIFKAIKYDKKNTGDAVNCILTCGPGRMRKTKVDFIRDLQPAVTHFIEQELAI is encoded by the coding sequence ATGTTTACAATCAAAAGTCGCTCGCACGACTACACCGTTGAGAACTTCGATACTCTTGCCGCCGCGCTTGCTTCTATTGATCGCGCCCGGGCGTATTACCTTGTGGACCAAGCGATCATCACTCTCTACGGGGCTGCGTTTGTCGACGGCACTACCTCTGGCAGGACGGTGGTGATCGAGGCCACCGAGGAAAACAAGGCCTTCGAGTGTTTGACACCGGTTTTCCTCAGTCTGCTGGAACGCGGGTTGAAGCGTGATGGCGTGTTGGTCGTCATCGGTGGCGGTGTGTTGCAGGACATCGGCTGCTTTATCGCCACGGTACTTTTCCGCGGCCTGCGCTGGGAACTCGTTCCCACCACTTTGCTCGCCCAAGCCGACAGCTGCATCGGTAGTAAAAGCTCAATCAATATCGGCCCCTACAAAAATCAGATTGGCACATTTTATCCGCCGCATCGGGTCCTGCTTACCCCGCAAGTGCTGAAAACGCTACCTCCCGATGAAATCCGCTCGGGACTGGGAGAAATCATCAAGCTCCAATTGCTCCGAGGCCAAGCCGATTTCGACGAACTCATGGCGGATCTCTCCATTTTGACTTCGGTCACGCAAGCACAGATCACCGCCAAGTGGGTGCATCGTTCCTTGTCGGTCAAACAACCCTATATTGAGGCCGACGAATACGACCGAGACATCCGCAACCTGCTTAACTACGGCCATACCTTTGGCCACGCTTATGAATCGGCTACCCATTATGGTATTCCTCACGGCATCGCCGTCACCCTCGGCATGCTCACCGCGACCTATCTCTCGGTTCGGCTCGGTCTGGTTTCCGAGGCTCACTATTTCGAACTGAAAGCCAAGCTGTCCGCTTGGCACCAACCCTACGGCGCCGTCCTCCGCGAAGCGGATCGCTCGATCATTTTCAAGGCCATCAAATATGACAAAAAAAACACCGGCGATGCGGTAAACTGCATCCTTACGTGCGGTCCTGGCCGCATGAGGAAAACCAAGGTGGATTTCATCCGCGACCTCCAGCCCGCTGTCACTCATTTCATCGAACAGGAACTGGCCATTTAA
- a CDS encoding N-acetylneuraminate synthase family protein, which produces MNRDIFENLFVLEMTNNHQGNLKRALDIVHEHSRVVRFNNVRAAIKLQFRDVDSFVHKGFRDRADIRYIKRVLETKMSKGDYAVLVEAIKKSGCIPMATPFDEKSVDWCVDFNMPIIKIASADSNDWLLLERIAATRKPCIISFGATPLKDMDDVVTFFENRNIPLAINHCVAAYPHENAECELNQIDFFKKRYPGHTIGWSCHEYKDWDTSIKIAYAKGARTFERHIDIDTDGFKVAAYSSLPGQLDIWFKAFHKAVEFCGTTSSERKLPLAKETAYLDTYIRGVYAKHDLKPGQLITEEDIYLAIPLQKGQLSCRELMLGRFGHKITKEVKADAPLVIDDIDTPYSENDQLKQLIYNRGL; this is translated from the coding sequence ATGAACCGTGATATATTCGAAAACCTCTTCGTTCTTGAAATGACCAATAATCACCAAGGCAATCTTAAACGCGCCTTGGACATAGTTCACGAACACAGCCGCGTGGTGCGTTTCAACAACGTGAGGGCCGCGATCAAGTTGCAATTCCGCGATGTGGACAGCTTCGTCCACAAAGGTTTTCGTGATCGTGCCGACATACGCTATATCAAGCGCGTGCTCGAGACCAAGATGTCGAAAGGAGACTACGCGGTGCTTGTCGAGGCTATCAAAAAGAGCGGCTGCATTCCCATGGCCACACCGTTTGACGAAAAATCCGTGGATTGGTGTGTGGATTTCAACATGCCTATCATCAAGATTGCCAGCGCGGACTCCAACGACTGGCTGCTCCTTGAGCGCATCGCTGCGACCCGCAAACCTTGTATTATCTCATTTGGCGCCACACCGCTCAAGGACATGGACGATGTGGTCACCTTTTTTGAGAATCGCAATATTCCCTTGGCTATCAACCACTGTGTGGCCGCCTACCCCCATGAGAACGCGGAGTGCGAGCTCAACCAGATCGACTTCTTTAAGAAGCGCTATCCCGGTCACACCATCGGCTGGTCCTGCCACGAATATAAGGATTGGGATACCTCCATCAAGATCGCCTATGCCAAAGGCGCTCGGACCTTCGAACGACACATCGATATTGACACCGATGGCTTCAAGGTTGCCGCCTATTCCTCCCTGCCCGGTCAGCTCGATATTTGGTTCAAGGCCTTTCATAAGGCCGTGGAGTTTTGCGGCACCACTAGCAGCGAGCGCAAACTCCCCTTGGCCAAAGAAACCGCTTACCTTGATACATACATCCGCGGCGTCTATGCTAAACACGATCTCAAGCCCGGCCAACTTATAACCGAAGAAGATATATATTTGGCGATTCCCCTGCAGAAAGGCCAGCTCTCTTGCCGTGAGCTTATGCTTGGTCGCTTCGGTCACAAGATCACCAAGGAAGTCAAAGCTGACGCACCCTTGGTAATAGATGATATTGACACCCCTTATTCCGAAAACGATCAACTCAAACAACTCATCTACAATCGGGGCCTTTAG
- a CDS encoding glycosyltransferase has product MAVYNRLDLTRLCLLTLENSLAGMIDYEVIIVDDGSTDGTHDWLCTLPSSHHTVILNERNLGYATSNNLGAQIATGDILCLLNNDLTLTAGWYKPMYATLVDIDRAGIIGNIQLQPATNRIDHAGGCFDLIGLPDHRLKGRPLSAARGPGRFSTAVTAACCMIRRDLFLSVGGFDERYRNGCEDVDLCLRLGQKGYRHWVDYRSVVYHHVSASPGRKDHDLQNQALFLQRWGHLTSKWGQKDWPGNYLSKHLHNPTRLNGTKTLDAILRLLRLKHGDSKWAAQMRQRIMAAVSPPV; this is encoded by the coding sequence ATGGCGGTCTATAACCGCCTTGATCTCACTCGGCTCTGCTTGCTTACCTTGGAGAACTCGCTGGCAGGTATGATCGACTACGAGGTTATCATCGTCGATGATGGCAGCACCGACGGCACCCACGACTGGCTGTGCACATTACCTTCCTCTCACCACACCGTCATCCTCAATGAGCGCAACCTCGGCTACGCCACCAGCAACAACCTCGGGGCTCAGATCGCGACTGGTGACATTCTTTGCCTCCTCAATAATGACCTTACACTCACCGCAGGCTGGTATAAGCCGATGTACGCAACACTCGTTGATATCGATCGGGCTGGCATAATCGGCAATATCCAATTGCAACCTGCAACGAATCGGATTGATCATGCGGGGGGCTGTTTTGATCTTATTGGTCTTCCAGACCACCGTTTAAAGGGTCGACCATTGTCGGCGGCGCGCGGGCCGGGGCGGTTTTCCACCGCCGTCACCGCCGCCTGCTGCATGATTCGCCGGGACTTGTTTCTATCGGTCGGCGGTTTCGACGAACGGTATCGCAATGGGTGCGAGGATGTGGATCTGTGCCTGCGACTCGGGCAGAAGGGCTACCGGCATTGGGTGGATTACCGGAGCGTGGTTTATCATCATGTGAGTGCCAGTCCGGGGAGGAAGGACCACGATTTGCAGAATCAGGCGTTGTTCCTGCAACGCTGGGGGCATCTCACCTCCAAATGGGGGCAGAAAGACTGGCCTGGCAATTATTTGTCCAAACACCTGCATAACCCGACCCGGCTAAACGGCACAAAGACACTGGATGCGATCTTGCGTCTGCTCCGGCTCAAGCACGGCGATTCCAAATGGGCCGCCCAAATGCGTCAGCGCATCATGGCGGCGGTTTCGCCACCAGTTTAA
- a CDS encoding glycosyltransferase has product MCRALVISNLHAPDCVGGYEMVASECMDALERDCGWQIRCHCATTGRPNLGPYPPRVTAGRLTGYFPRGWTHHHALLPAARHLTDNARAAETLQREAAAADVTLLFNPRRLSTLQWVPAIAAARNPVAWISDYWPAEYPDCDKLWQAAVANRFSLSPLIMLGAARVRRFYGMRKPAPADLACIRRAAFVSDFVLKKNAPALPRLEEAAVIPNGIDPTLFPFAPMSADRWRTWGFCGRIQPEKGIAQALDMFARAAAGQRDLRFLLAGDMRTAHGCEIQRKIAANPVLASRVELLGAVPRNQLASRFYHRVGMLLFTSQWDEPFALTVVEAMACGAYVAATDTGGTAEIVTPRTGLLLPRTPIETTGPLLAALPTAPTRLIEEQLAAARAAASGKTIRQMAEKLAAFAKGGKLK; this is encoded by the coding sequence ATGTGCCGCGCCCTCGTCATTTCAAACCTCCATGCCCCCGATTGCGTTGGCGGTTATGAGATGGTCGCCTCGGAGTGCATGGATGCGCTGGAGCGCGACTGCGGATGGCAAATCCGCTGTCACTGCGCCACGACCGGACGCCCAAATCTTGGGCCGTATCCGCCGCGCGTGACCGCCGGCCGCCTGACAGGGTATTTCCCGCGCGGCTGGACTCACCATCATGCCTTGCTGCCCGCCGCGCGCCATCTGACGGACAACGCCCGCGCCGCCGAAACCCTTCAGCGCGAGGCCGCGGCAGCCGATGTGACCCTCCTCTTCAACCCGCGCCGGCTCTCCACGCTTCAATGGGTCCCCGCGATTGCCGCCGCCCGCAATCCGGTCGCGTGGATCTCCGATTACTGGCCGGCCGAGTATCCCGATTGCGACAAACTCTGGCAGGCCGCCGTCGCGAACCGATTTTCTCTTTCCCCGCTCATCATGCTGGGGGCGGCCCGTGTCCGCCGGTTTTACGGAATGCGGAAACCCGCGCCGGCCGACTTGGCGTGCATCCGGCGCGCCGCCTTTGTCAGCGACTTTGTCCTGAAGAAAAACGCCCCGGCGCTTCCACGACTCGAGGAAGCCGCGGTCATTCCCAATGGCATTGATCCGACCCTGTTTCCTTTCGCTCCGATGAGCGCCGACCGCTGGCGGACGTGGGGATTTTGCGGACGCATTCAACCCGAGAAGGGTATTGCCCAGGCGCTGGATATGTTTGCCCGCGCCGCCGCCGGGCAACGGGATTTGCGCTTCCTGCTCGCGGGGGATATGCGCACGGCCCACGGATGCGAAATACAAAGGAAAATCGCCGCGAATCCGGTTCTGGCTTCCAGAGTTGAGTTGCTCGGGGCGGTTCCGCGCAATCAGCTTGCCAGTCGTTTTTATCATCGAGTCGGAATGCTGCTGTTCACCAGCCAGTGGGACGAACCCTTTGCGTTGACCGTGGTGGAGGCGATGGCCTGCGGCGCGTATGTTGCCGCCACCGATACCGGAGGCACCGCCGAAATCGTCACGCCCCGGACGGGTCTGCTTTTGCCCCGGACACCCATCGAAACGACCGGCCCGTTGCTGGCCGCGCTCCCGACCGCCCCCACCCGGTTGATAGAAGAGCAACTCGCCGCCGCGCGCGCCGCCGCCAGCGGCAAAACCATCCGGCAAATGGCCGAAAAACTCGCCGCCTTCGCCAAAGGAGGGAAGTTGAAATGA
- a CDS encoding ABC transporter ATP-binding protein, whose amino-acid sequence MSDHDSTPAIEVRNLVKSYAGFTAVNNVSFTVQRGEILGFLGPNGAGKSTTMRILTGFLSATSGEARVCGVPVASQPSAVKRLIGYMAENNPLPEDMRVTEYLHYRGRLKELPRRKLAARIAEVLELCDLGRERHRIIGKLSKGFRQRVGIAEAILAEPPVIIMDEPTIGLDPHQIQLVRDLIASLRGRMTVIISSHILPEIEVTCDRVLIINRGRVVAAGTPGELRRDIFGHSLYKLEILGDPELLPPILESIDPTLKIDERTAPDADGFQTLQLVTRREDSISEKLLKTLAADKRFRVRGVTREHPTLEDVFLAATKRTREIIDYRKNP is encoded by the coding sequence ATGTCCGATCACGATTCCACGCCCGCCATCGAAGTCCGTAACCTCGTCAAGTCCTACGCGGGCTTCACGGCGGTCAACAACGTGAGCTTCACCGTGCAGCGCGGCGAAATCCTCGGCTTCCTCGGGCCCAACGGCGCCGGCAAATCCACCACCATGCGCATCCTCACCGGCTTCCTCTCGGCCACCTCCGGCGAGGCGCGCGTGTGCGGCGTGCCCGTCGCCTCGCAGCCCAGCGCGGTCAAGCGCCTCATCGGCTACATGGCGGAAAACAACCCGCTCCCCGAGGACATGCGCGTGACCGAATACCTGCACTACCGCGGCCGCCTGAAGGAGCTGCCCCGCCGCAAGCTCGCCGCGCGCATCGCCGAGGTCCTGGAACTCTGCGACCTCGGGCGCGAGCGCCACCGCATCATCGGCAAGCTCTCCAAGGGCTTTCGCCAGCGCGTCGGCATCGCCGAGGCCATTCTCGCCGAGCCGCCCGTCATCATCATGGACGAGCCCACCATCGGCCTCGACCCGCACCAGATCCAGCTCGTCCGCGACCTCATCGCCAGCCTGCGCGGACGCATGACGGTCATCATCTCCTCGCACATCCTGCCCGAGATCGAGGTCACCTGCGACCGCGTGCTCATCATCAACCGCGGCCGCGTCGTCGCCGCCGGCACGCCCGGCGAACTGCGCCGCGACATCTTCGGCCATTCCCTCTACAAGCTCGAAATCCTCGGCGACCCCGAACTCCTCCCCCCGATCCTCGAAAGCATCGACCCCACGCTGAAAATCGACGAGCGCACCGCGCCCGACGCCGACGGCTTCCAGACCCTGCAACTCGTCACGCGCCGCGAGGATTCCATCAGCGAAAAACTCCTCAAAACCCTCGCCGCCGACAAACGTTTCCGCGTGCGCGGCGTCACCCGCGAACATCCGACGCTCGAGGATGTCTTCCTCGCCGCGACGAAACGCACCCGGGAGATCATCGACTACCGGAAAAACCCGTGA
- a CDS encoding ABC transporter permease, with amino-acid sequence MRHFLTILSHEIRMLLVSPGTYIASVLFLSVMGFVFANLLDEYSHAPQEISPAVVFFQLFWLPVLFMVPLLTMKSISEERRHGTLETLLTAPVTTTEVVLGKYGAAYFLYMLLWGSTAAFFYILQRSAGDAQLLDTGPLVGGYIFIAVSGLFFIAIGIFTSSLSRSQAVAGIAGFALLFVLIFGMDFVADIDALGREAFEPIKTVTHGARVFQHLDDFCRGIVDTRQVLFYLSGSVLALILSILGLEAKLLHS; translated from the coding sequence ATGCGCCACTTCCTCACCATCCTCAGCCACGAAATCCGCATGCTGCTGGTCAGCCCCGGCACCTACATCGCGAGCGTGCTGTTCCTCTCCGTCATGGGGTTTGTGTTCGCCAACCTGCTCGACGAATACAGCCATGCGCCGCAGGAGATTTCGCCCGCGGTCGTGTTTTTCCAGCTCTTCTGGCTCCCCGTCCTCTTCATGGTGCCGCTGCTGACCATGAAAAGCATCTCGGAGGAACGCCGCCACGGCACGCTCGAGACGCTCCTCACCGCGCCCGTCACCACCACCGAGGTCGTGCTCGGCAAATACGGCGCGGCCTACTTCCTCTACATGCTGCTCTGGGGCTCGACCGCGGCGTTCTTCTACATCCTGCAACGCTCGGCCGGCGATGCGCAGCTCCTCGACACCGGCCCGCTCGTCGGCGGCTACATCTTCATCGCGGTGTCGGGCCTGTTTTTCATCGCGATCGGCATCTTCACCAGCTCGCTCTCGCGCAGCCAGGCCGTCGCCGGCATCGCGGGCTTCGCGCTCCTGTTCGTGCTCATCTTCGGCATGGATTTCGTGGCCGACATCGACGCGCTCGGACGCGAGGCCTTCGAGCCGATCAAGACCGTCACCCACGGCGCGCGCGTCTTCCAGCACCTCGACGACTTTTGTCGCGGGATTGTGGATACGCGCCAGGTGCTCTTCTACCTGAGCGGCTCGGTGCTCGCCCTCATCCTCAGCATCCTCGGGCTGGAGGCGAAGCTGTTGCACTCGTGA
- a CDS encoding GldG family protein has translation MSPFHSFRAARWLRTTNLVLQAVLFVAFFVGLNYLASHYAWRFDLTQLRRHSLSAETKSYLTHLGEPVRIIVTLSQEDADDPDQASIYRDVRGLLREYVYAADTAAAGRIRVDYIDVYQRPREAEQLNLTANTVLFLSGEHGERRREVPLADLYRRRDKQRIAFLGEQAFTAAILDVSSPGQKKIYFLAGHGEMDPNAVDPVRGLSELRDALRQRNYALDMLDLARTRAIPEDAAVVVSVGAQTRYESYEQETLRDYMTNRAGRMAVFFQPAINPTGLEELLNDWGILADNVLVRDRGADGRADNGDLILSNLTPHPATQLLIENQLVLRFGATRAARPNPARATDPGLAVTPLVATGATAWGEREYRRRLHEFNPASDLAGPFAVVTAAERVKANDLRFSVPVGRIVAFGGADFVANGRLRAGANAAIVFSTLNWLVDRDPLLNLPARPVERFQLALSRDRLRHLRYMLLFAVPGAAALLGLLVYWTRRK, from the coding sequence GTGTCTCCTTTCCACAGTTTTCGCGCGGCCCGCTGGCTCAGGACCACCAATCTCGTTCTGCAGGCCGTCCTGTTCGTGGCCTTTTTCGTCGGCCTCAATTATCTCGCCAGCCATTACGCGTGGCGTTTCGACCTTACCCAGCTCCGCCGCCACTCGCTTTCCGCCGAGACCAAGTCCTACCTCACCCACCTCGGCGAGCCCGTGCGCATCATCGTCACGCTCTCGCAGGAGGACGCGGATGATCCCGACCAGGCCTCCATCTATCGCGATGTGCGCGGCCTCCTGCGCGAATACGTCTACGCCGCCGACACCGCTGCGGCCGGGCGCATCCGCGTCGATTACATCGATGTTTACCAGCGCCCCCGCGAGGCCGAGCAGCTCAACCTCACCGCCAACACCGTGCTTTTCCTCTCCGGCGAACATGGCGAACGCCGCCGCGAAGTGCCGCTCGCCGACCTCTACCGCCGCCGCGACAAGCAGCGCATCGCCTTTCTCGGCGAGCAGGCGTTCACCGCCGCCATCCTCGACGTGTCCAGCCCCGGCCAGAAAAAAATCTACTTCCTCGCCGGCCACGGCGAGATGGATCCGAACGCCGTCGATCCCGTGCGCGGCCTCTCCGAACTGCGCGACGCCCTCCGCCAGCGCAACTACGCGCTCGACATGCTCGACCTCGCCCGCACCCGCGCCATCCCCGAGGACGCCGCCGTGGTCGTGTCCGTCGGGGCGCAGACCCGCTACGAATCCTACGAACAGGAGACGCTTCGCGACTACATGACCAATCGCGCCGGCCGCATGGCCGTGTTTTTCCAGCCCGCCATCAATCCCACCGGCCTCGAGGAACTCCTCAACGACTGGGGCATCCTCGCCGACAACGTCTTGGTCCGCGATCGCGGCGCCGACGGACGCGCCGACAACGGCGACCTCATCCTCTCCAACCTCACCCCGCATCCCGCCACGCAGCTGCTTATCGAAAACCAGCTCGTGCTCCGCTTCGGCGCCACCCGCGCCGCGCGTCCCAATCCCGCCCGCGCCACCGATCCCGGCCTCGCCGTCACGCCGCTCGTCGCCACCGGCGCCACCGCCTGGGGCGAGCGCGAGTATCGCCGCCGCCTGCACGAGTTCAACCCCGCCTCCGACCTCGCCGGGCCGTTCGCCGTCGTCACCGCCGCCGAGCGTGTCAAGGCCAACGACCTCCGCTTCAGCGTGCCCGTCGGCCGCATCGTGGCGTTTGGCGGCGCGGATTTCGTGGCCAACGGGCGCCTCCGCGCCGGCGCGAACGCCGCCATCGTGTTCTCGACGCTCAACTGGCTCGTGGACCGCGACCCCCTGCTCAACCTCCCCGCCCGCCCGGTCGAGCGTTTCCAGCTCGCCCTCAGCCGCGACCGCCTCCGCCACCTCCGCTACATGCTCCTGTTCGCCGTCCCCGGCGCCGCCGCGCTGCTCGGGCTGCTGGTTTATTGGACCCGCAGAAAGTGA
- a CDS encoding DUF4340 domain-containing protein, translating into MRTKITLALLLLNVGLFYYIFYIRHHDDKSVVASRVLGVEVSSIQTIAIRSADASIDTRIERRGDQWMLASPVVWPANEFAVKNIITELEYLRAETSFAVQDLALSGQTLADYGLEKPSLTLSFTSSAGPAPVTLKIGDTTKVGNRLYILSPDGARIFVVNRSLAETLALKLDDLRSASLFTIPVFEARALNIESGGSGARVRIRRDNERWAIESPIQTRASKIGTELAISGLGGLQVKTFAGEEARAALATPRLRVTLEGNNRRETLLIGSTVPPGAGGTASVSSTNPAPTAPNPRAQEPSTDYYARMEKDGGPGAATFLTLSIPDRLLATLDDAARELRETRILDFSPENVSTITIDGAGAAGEIVLQRLESNDSALGAAWQIARRTNGSGLHTLPADREIVARLLRDLERLRVEELKPPASPFVNDAPSDAEKENYGFNRPAREVTLVFGAPVSPSGVVTAPPPPIVLQIGDGTDRLTYARLASQNYVYRVPPRILEEISLSTLDYRERTLRELPAGAQITALKLTDLAAPAGQQVILETALPAPAGAPLREAIDALAAQLRTLRAKSFVAEQFTATVLTAGEERPWRYRLDATLSLVGAADGQTTTSTLFFAIRSGGATQLAGSPEFNAVFAAEQPLLDALFAITHAPREPAPLETGAQPKASGTASPPAAAPSGTGSLPAPDAKTSSPSAAPVPASVPALAPALSIPAPSAATGTAAPVSHTDIVLPNSVLAPDRSHDSSQ; encoded by the coding sequence ATGCGCACCAAAATCACGCTCGCCCTTCTCCTGCTCAATGTCGGGCTCTTTTACTACATCTTCTACATCCGCCATCACGACGACAAAAGCGTCGTCGCCAGCCGCGTGCTCGGCGTCGAAGTCTCCTCCATCCAGACCATCGCCATCCGCTCCGCCGACGCCTCCATCGACACCCGCATCGAGCGCCGGGGCGACCAGTGGATGCTCGCCTCGCCCGTGGTCTGGCCCGCGAACGAGTTTGCGGTCAAGAACATCATCACCGAACTCGAATACCTCCGCGCCGAGACCAGTTTCGCCGTCCAGGACCTCGCCCTCAGCGGACAGACCCTCGCCGACTACGGCCTCGAAAAACCCTCGCTCACCCTTTCCTTCACTTCCTCCGCCGGCCCCGCGCCCGTCACCCTGAAAATCGGCGACACCACCAAGGTCGGCAACCGCCTCTACATCCTCTCGCCCGACGGCGCGCGCATCTTTGTGGTCAACCGCTCCCTGGCCGAAACCCTCGCGCTCAAGCTCGACGACCTCCGCTCCGCCAGCCTCTTCACCATTCCCGTCTTCGAGGCCAGGGCGCTGAACATCGAGTCCGGCGGCAGCGGCGCGCGCGTGCGCATCCGCCGCGACAACGAACGCTGGGCCATCGAAAGCCCCATCCAGACCCGCGCCAGCAAAATCGGCACCGAGCTTGCCATCAGCGGACTCGGCGGCCTGCAAGTGAAGACCTTCGCCGGCGAGGAAGCCCGCGCCGCGCTCGCCACGCCGCGCCTGCGCGTCACCCTCGAAGGCAACAACCGCCGCGAAACCCTCCTCATCGGCTCGACCGTCCCGCCAGGAGCCGGAGGGACGGCCTCCGTGTCGTCCACCAACCCCGCCCCGACCGCGCCCAATCCGCGCGCCCAGGAGCCGTCCACCGATTATTACGCCCGCATGGAAAAGGACGGCGGTCCCGGCGCCGCCACCTTCCTCACGCTTTCGATTCCCGACCGCCTCCTGGCCACGCTCGACGACGCCGCCCGCGAACTCCGCGAGACGCGCATCCTCGATTTTTCCCCGGAAAACGTCTCCACCATCACCATCGACGGCGCCGGCGCCGCCGGTGAAATCGTGCTCCAGCGCCTCGAGTCCAATGACAGCGCCCTCGGCGCCGCGTGGCAGATCGCCCGCCGGACCAACGGCAGCGGCCTCCACACCCTGCCCGCCGACCGCGAAATCGTCGCCCGCCTGCTCCGCGACCTCGAGCGCCTTCGCGTCGAGGAGCTGAAGCCGCCGGCGTCGCCTTTCGTCAACGACGCCCCCTCCGACGCCGAGAAGGAAAACTACGGCTTCAACCGCCCCGCCCGCGAAGTCACCCTGGTCTTCGGCGCGCCCGTCTCGCCCTCCGGCGTCGTCACCGCGCCCCCGCCGCCCATCGTCCTCCAGATCGGCGACGGCACCGACCGCCTCACCTACGCCCGCCTCGCCAGCCAGAACTACGTTTACCGCGTGCCCCCGCGCATCCTGGAGGAGATTTCCCTCTCCACGCTCGACTACCGCGAGCGCACCCTGCGCGAACTCCCCGCCGGCGCGCAGATCACCGCGCTCAAACTCACCGACCTCGCGGCGCCCGCCGGCCAGCAGGTCATCCTTGAAACCGCGCTCCCGGCCCCCGCCGGCGCGCCCCTGCGCGAAGCCATCGACGCCCTCGCCGCGCAACTCCGCACCCTCCGCGCGAAATCCTTTGTCGCCGAGCAATTCACCGCCACCGTGCTCACCGCCGGCGAGGAGCGCCCCTGGCGCTATCGTCTCGACGCCACGCTCTCGCTCGTCGGCGCCGCCGACGGACAGACCACCACCAGCACGCTTTTCTTCGCCATCCGCTCCGGCGGCGCCACGCAACTGGCCGGTTCGCCCGAGTTCAACGCCGTCTTCGCCGCCGAGCAGCCGCTCCTCGACGCGCTTTTCGCCATCACCCATGCGCCGCGCGAACCCGCCCCCCTCGAAACCGGCGCACAGCCCAAAGCCAGCGGCACGGCCAGCCCGCCTGCGGCTGCCCCGAGTGGCACGGGCAGTCTGCCCGCGCCCGACGCGAAAACCTCAAGTCCAAGCGCCGCGCCTGTCCCCGCGAGCGTCCCGGCCCTCGCGCCCGCGCTCTCCATCCCCGCGCCGTCCGCGGCCACCGGCACCGCCGCGCCTGTTTCCCACACCGACATCGTGCTTCCTAACTCCGTGCTCGCGCCGGACCGCAGCCATGACTCCTCCCAATGA